The segment AAAAAAAGGCAAGTCGTCGTCTACAATGTGGAAACGAATTGCAACTCCGTCCCCGGCACGCCCGTTGACGAGGAAGCGAGAAGGTAGGTTGGTCGGCCGGTCGGCGTACGATTTAGTGCCACACAAACACGTGGGCCCCACGTTCTAGCTGGAGCGGTGTGGGGACCAGTTGGGCAGGGCTGGGCTGAAGTGGGCCGAGACCACCCGGGAGTCGAGCAGCTCGAGGATGGGCGGGAAGTTGACGCAGCGAGGGACCTTGTACTGGTTGATGGATGCCCCTCTCGAGATGGCGTAGTCCATGAGCTCTTCGAAGGTCCCTCCCCTCACCACCCGGATCTCCAGAGGCCCGATCGACCCGTCCGCCACCCGGCTCTGCCGGTACACCGTGTTCAGCGCCTCCTCCATCGCCAGGCAGCAACGCTCCATCACCTCCCCACCCGGCATCATCCCTTGAGTGGAGCCCTTGACCAGGAGCTCCCAGTAGATGACGTAGTGCCCCGGTATGGTCTTGGTGAAGGCGTGGCTGGTGTATTCCACCACTGTGGCGTTGTACGGCTCGAGAAGCCTCGACGCGTTCTCCACCGCCTTCTGGAGCTCCGCCTCGTCGGTCTTGTCCGCCTCGATGCTGAGCAGCACGTTCTTTCGCCGCACGAAGCGGAACTGAGGGGCCGCGTTGTGGAAACCGGTCACCCGGAGGATGTCGCCGACCCGGTACCGGTAGAGCCCCGCGTAGGTGGTGATCACCAGCTCGTACTCTTTCCCGACTTCCAAGCGGGCCAGGTCCACGAGATGGACGTCGCCCTCGCCCTTGTACGCGGCGGCCATCTCTATTGGGAGGAACTCGAAGTAGGCCATGTTGGGCATGATGGTATAGGAGACCTCGGAGGGCTTGCACATGGGCCGCAGGTTGAGCCCGAAGTAGCACTCGGAGGAGGCGTACATGGTGCACGCCATGGGGAGCCCCCCGCTGTAGAACTCCAAGGTGGGGATGTACTGCGCCATGGCCCCCGTCACGATCACGTCCAGATATTTGGTGCTTGGCCAGATCCGGGTTATGATCCCGGCCCACTCCCCCGTTGAGCACTCGCCTCTGATGAACTCGGCCAGCTCTGGGTCAGGTTTCAGGATGTCGGTGACCGAGTCCCGGACCGAGGGATCGGTGATCTTGGGGCTGAGAGAGCCGGCGGCGATGTCCTGGGCGAGCTCCTCCCAGTGGAGTTGGAGGAAGCGGATGGCGCGGAGGAGGCCGGAGGCGAATACGGCGCCGACGCGGAGGacttcgaggcggtggaggaggcCGCAGAGCATTTGGACGTACATGCTCTGGAAGGAGTCAGCGCAGAGTATGGCGGGGGTAGGGCTGGTGATGACGTTGTAGGGGTCGTATGGCCGGCTCTTGAAGTGCTCGCTCTTGTAGTAGCTCGTCAGCACCGGCCGCGCCAACAGTCCGCCGGGAGTCTTGGTCTCCGACTTCACGAAGTAAAAGTAGAGGGCCTTCCCCTTGTCCAGTCCCGGCACATAGCTGGTccatatatataaattaagtgTCAAAAATAGCGGATTATTACAACGAAAACTCAGTCTAATGATCCTTATTGTTATCGTCAATTAATTGATTGGTAAGATAAGTAGGGAAGATTTGACTAACAGGTTCATGACGGGAGTGAGAAGGCTGTAGAGGAGCTGCCGGCGGTCCAGCTCTTCTTTGATGGTAGGCATCAGCTTCCGTTCACCGGCCGATGTCCCGGAGCTACAAGACACAATAATATCAATTAACCCGTACGAAGCGCATGTCCCTACTTTtcggcagcaaaaaaaaaaaaaaaaatctcgatgccaaatttattaataatacttGCAATTAACTAGATAATTAACAAATACACACCTCGTGAGGAATTCGGAGATGGGGTGGGCGGAGAGGATGGGAGAGCGGTCTCCGTTGGCGATGCGCTGGATCTCCGGCTGGAGGTCCTCATAGGTGACCATGGGGATCTTAGCCTTAAAGGTGGCACGGTCGGTGACACCGCCAAGCTTGTACCTCTGGAGGTACTCGGTCTCGGCGTTCCGACTCAGGATCTCGGCAAGCAGTTTCTCCTGGACCGCGTCGGCGTTGGCGGTCATCTCGTCGATAAAACGGAGCTTCTCAGCATCTTTCTCATTCGCGGCTGGGCCTAGGGATGTGGAAGTCGTGGTGGGGATGGTGGTTTCCACGGCCATTTGGGCTGTTAATCCTTGCTTGGTATTAGCAGGGCAAGcccggatggagagagagaggaggggaatcAGATCGTCGTAACGGAGATGGAGAGAGCTGCGGGAGGATGGGGGGGTATTTATAGGTGGGAGGGGTGGAGCGGTCGACATTATATCACGCGTACCGTCGAAGGGGTGCGGGGTCCACCCGACGGACGAACGAGGATGGTCCAAGGAAATCATCAGACATGGGCCCCGATGTCGCGTCCAGGACGGACAACGTGGGCCCCGGTGTCGCGTCTACGCCGGACACAATTCCGACATAGGGGCCCACTTCAACTCCACGTAGTTTCTTGCCAGGTCGGCATTTGTTGTCGTCCACCTCGACTCCGTGACACGTGGCGAGCTCTGGGGCTTTGGGGTGGTGGACCACGATAGCGATGAGGTGCCTGGCGGGCGCGGCAGCTGCGAATCTTTTTGGTGGATTACGTGGCCGGGGTTGGACGGACGTCGTCGGTGGAAACTTTTCGAGCCGGACGTGGTTTAGGACGTCTCTCTTTCTTGCCGGGCGAGAAGAGGTAACGAGCAAACAAAGTCGTGGATGACTCGTTCTTATCCTTTAACCGTAGCTCGAGACGTATTGGAATTTAAGGCAGGAGAATGGATATAATAATGTTTATATCCAAAACAAAGTCGTTCTCCATCCTCGTCAAGGTACGTGGGGATGTAGTTCCAATTGCATTATTTTAAGCATACTGGAATTTCTGGCTTTAATTAAAgggatgatatatatatatatatatatatatatatatatatatatatatatatcataaggGGAGCCGACCTCTAATTTTTGTGCTATTATGTGGAAAGGTCTTCAATTGGTTGGTTGGAAGTTGGATCTTAACTAGGCACTCTTTTAAAGAAAAGCATGTGAGGCATGGATCATTATACTAGTAAAGCATTTGGATTGTTATTCCATGGCTCATGTGCAGCAGTTTTAAATTATTTGATGCAATGGTAGATATTCTATGCTTTCGCGTGTATAGATACAATAGATTCTGCCAAAAGAGAAAAGGTTTTTCAACGGTTCACACATAGGTCACGATTAAGATTGAAGGAAGCTCTTTTCACTTATCAATTGAATGCAGAATAGTATATGCAAACCGTCATAATTATTCTTGTAGATGGTTCCTGATAAACAATAGCATCTTTTGTGATATTAATTATTGTTGTAGTGTAAAATTGCATACATTGTTTTACATAGTAGGAATAATTACTATGTCCATATTTTTTTCAGTGTCTATGCAGAATGATGGATTTGAAACAAATGAAAGCATTTTACCTAAAAAACTGAGAGGCAATTAGGACGTAGTATATCCTTACTGTCGATAATACATTTGTTACAAAATTAATTTAACATGTAATAAAAAAATCGAACTTATGTGATATCATCTAGAAAATCTTATAGTCATATTAGAGGCAGCCTTTAAGTCGTCTTAAGCAATGATTGGCATAAAAGGATTCATAAAGCTAAACACAAACAGATGGCTGATGATTCTAGCTACTGCACGTATAATCATAAGGGATATCCTTAGCCATAATATGTGAAAATTCGATCTCATCCTTTTATGATCTAAAGCCTAAAAGGAAAAACCTATTATAATTGACCACTCTTTAACTTGTTGCTTCTTGAATATCCATCCTTAACAAGACATTTGCTAGTCTGAAAGCAGGCAGAAAATCTtacatatttataaattagtgcttaattgttgattttttttttttttttttgttaatgctAACAAGGACATAATTCATACGGGAAAATCAACTCATGAATTAATTCATTTTTGTCTCCAGCTCCAAATTCTAAGGGTCTTCTAGATTCGCATTTGAGGTTGCATCTATATATGCATGTCAACTACTTGATTCTTGAAGTTCCTTTTCATCAACCTTTGTCTTCTTTTCCCGTCCTCTTGAGAAATGTGGTGGGTTCCCACCATCTAGGATTTAACCTTGAATTTGAgcactgaagatccaactggtaaCATAAATTAAGTTACCATATATCATTATCAACTTAGGGTTTTAGCCCCCACCATTAAAATTttgattctttttctttctttaagaAGAAGATAATATCTCCTAGCTAATTCTTATGTGTTATTAAAAGAGACCGTAACATACCACTGGTATAGCCTCTTTACTTAGGCCACATATCTAGAACGTGCCATTTAAAATTGTTGACAGATTCATGAACTGAATGTACTTGACAAGTTAGGCATTATTGTTGGCCCATGACAAGTTTGGCATCCAGATCATAAACCAATTAAGAACAAGGAATCTAATCATGAAAGTTTCGCAATTGAAGTGCTTA is part of the Elaeis guineensis isolate ETL-2024a chromosome 15, EG11, whole genome shotgun sequence genome and harbors:
- the LOC105056155 gene encoding indole-3-acetic acid-amido synthetase GH3.8, which gives rise to MAVETTIPTTTSTSLGPAANEKDAEKLRFIDEMTANADAVQEKLLAEILSRNAETEYLQRYKLGGVTDRATFKAKIPMVTYEDLQPEIQRIANGDRSPILSAHPISEFLTSSGTSAGERKLMPTIKEELDRRQLLYSLLTPVMNLYVPGLDKGKALYFYFVKSETKTPGGLLARPVLTSYYKSEHFKSRPYDPYNVITSPTPAILCADSFQSMYVQMLCGLLHRLEVLRVGAVFASGLLRAIRFLQLHWEELAQDIAAGSLSPKITDPSVRDSVTDILKPDPELAEFIRGECSTGEWAGIITRIWPSTKYLDVIVTGAMAQYIPTLEFYSGGLPMACTMYASSECYFGLNLRPMCKPSEVSYTIMPNMAYFEFLPIEMAAAYKGEGDVHLVDLARLEVGKEYELVITTYAGLYRYRVGDILRVTGFHNAAPQFRFVRRKNVLLSIEADKTDEAELQKAVENASRLLEPYNATVVEYTSHAFTKTIPGHYVIYWELLVKGSTQGMMPGGEVMERCCLAMEEALNTVYRQSRVADGSIGPLEIRVVRGGTFEELMDYAISRGASINQYKVPRCVNFPPILELLDSRVVSAHFSPALPNWSPHRSS